A stretch of the Malus sylvestris chromosome 10, drMalSylv7.2, whole genome shotgun sequence genome encodes the following:
- the LOC126586491 gene encoding uncharacterized protein LOC126586491 isoform X1 codes for MSKPSLRLHLTKLLLLYHILLWQLGQWPQFKFHCRADQPQLLLPSEEVKALSVFMSNLELRPEQIIETTYCSDVVLAYGFVIECHCTNVSGCRITGIRMSYVGLTGTIHESVGCLRNLTYLILSNNTIHGRIPDTFGKLTNLQVLDLSRNQLNGSIPASLGRLVSLEYLYLQYNLLSQGIPQGFGSLTKLTELNLQFNMLSGSIPKDFGNLLRLKIMDLSENQLSGRLPESLRELKYLTTFYVSANYLSGEFPKGYDNLISLKKFSIAGNYISGPLPVETIAKWTNITHLVLVGNNFEGNLTEKIFRLQKLQYLLITDLANNSFPLPPKINNSANFISLTLRNCSINGTIPKYIGENMTSLRYLDLSFNKLTGGLPQKMSSKMIYMSFSRNMLNGAIAPSILGDSQTRIDLSFNNFSAEGSPVQSNQQLNLFACCRNSSTTEPQMMDPFEMKNRYCPEKEPKYHSLFINCGGEETIVNGHKYDQDNDTSLFYTSLKKSWAYSLSGDFGVPESNTSNYIKSMTRGVPEAPLYEKARFSPISLEYYVFCLRKGNYIVTLYFKEIVDSKDEDYSSLRKRVFDVYIQDVRRLNYFKIREEEGTTEGPITKKISAVVVNDSGLLNIHLYWPGKGSYQYHPSFNGPLISAISVTPELSPDKNKGQLVALITLASIVAALPLSLAFAWRMGWLPSEEFPKIETSQEKIVDEHQDSEELPRQEENGDEQRNTKDQGKRKNTEKDQGQEEIGDEHQDSEELPSQEEIGDDNQDSEELPSQEEIGDEPRNTKGQEEIGDEQRNTKDQGRRKNTKTKRKKKEKIGDEHPDIIKKLGMFGLSYGFPLGMSSEELPSQEEIGDEHQDSEELPSQEEIGDEQRNTKGQQEISDEQRNTKDQGRRKNTETKRKKKEKIGDDHPETVKKLGMLGLSYGFSSGMSSEELPSQEEIGEEHQDSEELPSQEEIGDEHQDSEELPSQEEIGDEQRNTKGQEEIGDEQRNTKDQGRRKNTETKRKKKEKIGDERPNTVKKLGMFGLSYGLSLDMSSEELPSQEEIGDEHQDSEELPSQQEIGDEQRNKKGQEEIGDEQRNTKDQGRWNNTETKTKKKEKIGDKHPDTVKKLGMLGLSYGFPLGMSSEELPSEEEIGDEHQYSEELPSQEEIGDEQRNTKEQGRRKNTETKRKKNEKIGDERPNTVKKLGMFGLSYGLPLDMSSEELPSQEEIGDEHQDSEELPSQQEIGDEQRNKKGQEEIGDEQRNTKDQGRWKNTETKTKKKEKIGDKHPDTVKKLGMLGLSYGFPLGMSSEELPSEEEIGDEHQDSEELPSQEEIGVEQRNTKDQGRRKNTETKRKKNEKIGDERPNTVKKLGMFGLSYGLPLDMSSEELPSQEEIGDEHQDSEELPSQEEIGDEQRNTKGQEEIGDEQRNTKDQGRRKNTETKMKKKEKIGDEHPDTVKKLGMLGLSYGFPLGMSSEELLSQEEIGDEHQDSEELRSQEEISDEQRNTKGQEEIGDEQINTKDQGRRKNTETKRKKNEKIGDEHLDAVKELINATENFSDKKKLGHSETFFMAQLPSHTVAVKKLDSAHFKGKIVKLKEEIGIIESLQHNNILKLLHAYIGKDLQFLVYEYMENKSLEDILFGSSTSGTIKLDWNTRVNICLGIARGLQYLHERVQIVHTNIKSANILLNEKLEAKISDFGFANLYSEEDKVMAIARETKKGYTAPEYLQTDDLDSKLDVFSFGVVILEIVSGERNVRNQSKKETEVLLDRAYKANRNGNLKSLVDKNLSTYDEREALIILKLALECTTMGASVRPEMSGVVSVLLGEKSIDEVCSPAKPTGDINVVGSLEELAGISDMAAKPTGDINVVGSLEESAGISDMAESLSPLWGS; via the exons CTTCTTTTATACCATATTCTACTTTGGCAACTTGGACAGTGGCCTCAATTCAAATTCCACTGTAGAGCCGATCAGCCTCAACTTTTACTGCCATCAGAAGAAG TGAAAGCTCTCAGTGTCTTTATGAGCAACTTAGAGCTAAGGCCAGAGCAAATCATTGAAACGACATATTGCAGTGACGTAGTCTTGGCTTATGGTTTTGTCATCGAATGTCATTGCACTAACGTGAGTGGATGCCGGATCACTGGAAT TAGAATGAGCTACGTAGGTTTAACTGGAACTATTCATGAAAGTGTGGGTTGTCTTCGAAACCTAACCTACCT CATTCTATCCAACAACACAATTCATGGCAGAATACCAGATACCTTTGGGAAATTGACGAATCTCCAAGTCCT GGATCTATCGCGAAATCAACTCAATGGTTCAATACCAGCAAGCTTAGGGCGCTTGGTTTCTCTTGAATATCT ATATCTGCAATACAACTTGCTTAGCCAAGGTATACCACAAGGTTTTGGTTCACTGACGAAACTTACTGAATT GAATCTGCAGTTTAATATGCTTTCAGGCTCAATTCCCAAGGATTTTGGAAATCTTTTGCGTCTTAAAATTAT GGATCTGTCTGAGAATCAGCTGTCTGGTCGTCTTCCAGAAAGCCTCCGAGAGTTGAAATATCTCACAACCTT CTATGTGTCAGCCAATTATTTGAGTGGGGAATTTCCAAAAGGTTATGACAACCTCATAAGCCTGAAAAAGTT TTCGATAGCCGGGAATTACATTTCTGGTCCCTTACCAGTTGAAACCATAGCCAAGTGGACTAATATCACTCACCT GGTGCTCGTGGGAAACAATTTCGAAGGAAACTTGACTGAAAAAATATTCCGCTTGCAAAAGCTTCAGTATCT GTTGATAACTGACCTggcaaataatagtttcccaTTACCACCAAAAATCAACAACAGTGCCAATTTCATTTCTCT AACACTGAGGAACTGCTCAATCAACGGCACAATCCCCAAATACATTGGTGAAAATATGACATCCCTAAGATACCT AGACTTGAGCTTCAATAAGTTAACTGGTGGCCTCCCTCAGAAAATGAGTTCAAAAATGATTTACat GTCTTTTTCTAGAAATATGCTTAACGGGGCAATCGCACCTTCGATACTTGGGGACTCCCAAACTAGGAT AGATCTTTCGTTCAACAATTTTTCAGCAGAAGGCTCTCCAGTACAAAGCAACCAACAACT GAACTTGTTTGCATGCTGCCGCAACTCCTCAACCACTGAGCCACAAAT GATGGATCCATTTGAAATGAAGAACAGATACTGTCCTGAAAAAGAACCGAAGT ACCATTCCTTGTTTATTAATTGTGGTGGTGAAGAAACAATCGTAAATGGGCATAAATATGATCAAGATAATGACACATCCCTCTTTTACACAAGTCTAAAGAAAAGCTGGGCTTACAGCCTTTCCGGAGACTTTGGTGTACCAGAAAGTAATACTAGTAATTACATCAAGAGCATGACACGTGGAGTTCCTGAGGCACCGTTGTATGAAAAAGCTCGGTTTTCCCCGATATCTCTCGAGTATTATGTTTTTTGTCTACGCAAAGGCAATTATATTGTGACGCTTTATTTCAAGGAAATTGTAGACAGTAAGGATGAAGATTATAGTAGTTTAAGGAAACGCGTATTTGATGTATATATTCAG GATGTGAGGAGACTAAATTATTTCAAGATTAGGGAGGAGGAGGGAACTACAGAAGGACCAATAACTAAAAAGATTTCAGCTGTGGTTGTAAATGATAGCGGTCTATTGAACATCCACTTGTACTGGCCTGGAAAGGGATCGTATCAATACCATCCTAGTTTTAATGGACCTCTAATATCAGCTATTTCTGTGACTCCTG AGTTAAGTCCCGATAAAAATAAAGGTCAACTTGTTGCATTGATTACGCTTGCTTCAATTGTTGCTGCTCTGCCGCTTTCATTGGCTTTTGCTTGGAGGATGGGCTGGCTGCCAAGCGAAGAGTTCCCCA AAATCGAAACAAGTCAAGAAAAAATAGTTGATGAGCATCAAGACAGCGAAGAGCTCCCCC GTCAAGAAGAAAATGGTGATGAGCAAAGAAACACGAAAGATCAAGGCAAGCGGAAGAACACAGAAAAAGATCAAG GTCAAGAAGAAATAGGAGATGAGCATCAAGACAGCGAAGAGCTCCCCA GTCAAGAAGAAATAGGTGATGACAATCAAGACAGCGAAGAGCTCCCCA GTCAAGAAGAAATAGGTGATGAGCCGAGAAACACGAAAGGTCAAGAAGAAATAGGAGATGAACAGAGAAACACGAAAGATCAAGGCAGGCGGaagaacacaaaaacaaagaggaagaaaaaggaaaaaataggTGATGAGCATCCAGACATCATCAAAAAATTGGGTATGTTCGGATTGAGCTATGGATTTCCGTTGGGTATGTCAAGCGAAGAGCTCCCCA GTCAAGAAGAAATAGGTGATGAGCATCAAGACAGCGAAGAACTCCCCA GTCAAGAAGAAATAGGTGATGAGCAGAGAAACACGAAAGGTCAACAAGAAATAAGTGACGAGCAGAGAAACACGAAAGATCAAGGCAGGCGGAAGAACACAGaaacaaagaggaagaaaaaggaaaaaataggTGATGATCATCCAGAGACCGTAAAAAAATTGGGTATGTTGGGATTGAGCTATGGATTTTCGTCGGGTATGTCAAGCGAAGAGCTCCCCA GTCAAGAAGAAATAGGTGAGGAGCATCAAGACAGCGAAGAGCTCCCCA GTCAAGAAGAAATAGGTGATGAGCATCAAGACAGCGAAGAGCTCCCCA GCCAAGAAGAAATAGGTGATGAGCAGAGAAACACGAAAGGTCAAGAAGAAATAGGTGATGAGCAGAGAAACACGAAAGATCAAGGCAGGCGGAAGAACACAGaaacaaagaggaagaaaaaggaaaaaataggTGATGAGCGTCCAAACACCGTCAAAAAATTGGGTATGTTCGGATTGAGCTATGGATTATCGTTGGATATGTCAAGCGAAGAGCTCCCCA GTCAAGAAGAAATAGGTGATGAGCATCAAGACAGCGAAGAGCTCCCCA GTCAACAAGAAATAGGTGATGAGCAGAGAAACAAGAAAGGTCAAGAAGAAATTGGTGATGAGCAAAGAAACACGAAAGATCAAGGCAGGTggaacaacacagaaacaaagacgaagaaaaaggaaaaaataggTGATAAGCATCCAGACACCGTAAAAAAATTGGGTATGTTGGGATTGAGCTATGGATTTCCGTTGGGTATGTCAAGCGAAGAGCTCCCCA GTGAAGAAGAAATAGGTGATGAGCATCAATATAGCGAAGAGCTCCCCA GCCAAGAAGAAATAGGTGATGAGCAGAGAAACACGAAAGAACAAGGCAGACGGAAGAACACAGaaacaaagaggaagaaaaatgaaaaaataggtGATGAGCGTCCAAACACCGTGAAAAAATTGGGTATGTTCGGATTGAGCTATGGATTACCGTTGGATATGTCAAGCGAAGAGCTCCCCA GTCAAGAAGAAATAGGTGATGAGCATCAAGACAGCGAAGAGCTCCCCA GTCAACAAGAAATAGGTGATGAGCAGAGAAACAAGAAAGGTCAAGAAGAAATTGGTGATGAGCAGAGAAACACGAAAGATCAAGGTAGGTGGAAGAACACAGAAACAAAGacgaagaaaaaggaaaaaataggTGATAAGCATCCAGACACCGTAAAAAAATTGGGTATGTTGGGATTGAGCTATGGTTTTCCGTTGGGTATGTCAAGCGAAGAGCTCCCCA GTGAAGAAGAAATAGGTGATGAGCATCAAGATAGCGAAGAGCTCCCCA GCCAAGAAGAAATAGGTGTTGAGCAGAGAAACACGAAAGATCAAGGCAGGCGGAAGAACACAGaaacaaagaggaagaaaaatgaaaaaataggtGATGAGCGTCCAAACACCGTCAAAAAATTGGGTATGTTCGGATTGAGCTATGGATTACCGTTGGATATGTCAAGCGAAGAGCTCCCCA GTCAAGAAGAAATAGGTGATGAGCATCAAGACAGCGAAGAACTCCCCA GTCAAGAAGAAATAGGTGATGAGCAGAGAAACACGAAAGGTCAAGAAGAAATAGGGGATGAGCAGAGAAACACGAAAGATCAAGGCAGGCGGAAGAACACAGAaacaaagatgaagaaaaaggaaaaaataggTGATGAGCATCCAGACACTGTTAAAAAATTGGGTATGTTGGGATTGAGCTATGGATTTCCGTTGGGTATGTCAAGCGAAGAGCTCCTCA GTCAAGAAGAAATAGGTGATGAGCATCAAGACAGCGAAGAGCTCCGCA GTCAAGAAGAAATAAGTGATGAGCAGAGAAACACGAAAGGTCAAGAAGAAATTGGTGATGAGCAGATAAACACGAAAGATCAAGGCAGGCGGAAGAACACAGaaacaaagaggaagaaaaatgaaaaaataggtGATGAGCATCTAGACGCCGTCAAAGAATTAATAAATGCTACCGAAAATTTTAGcgacaaaaaaaaacttggccATTCTGAGACATTTTTTATG GCACAACTGCCAAGTCATACTGTGGCCGTGAAGAAACTAGATTCCGCTCATTTTAAGGGAAAAATCGTTAAACTGAAAGAGGAAATTGGCATCATAGAGTCATTGCAACACAACAATATCCTTAAACTGTTGCATGCTTATATTGGAAAAGACCTCCAATTTCTTGTTTACGAATACATGGAAAATAAATCCCTTGAAGACATCTTATTTG GCTCGAGTACTTCTGGCACAATCAAGCTTGATTGGAATACAAGGGTTAACATTTGCTTGGGAATAGCACGGGGTTTGCAATATCTACATGAGAGAGTACAGATTGTTCATACGAATATAAAATCCGCTAATATTCTTCTTAATGAAAAACTTGAGGCTAAGATATCGGACTTTGGATTTGCAAATCTTTATTCTGAAGAAGATAAAGTTATGGCCATCGCAAGAGAAACAAAGAA AGGCTACACGGCGCCAGAGTATTTGCAAACGGATGATTTAGATAGCAAACTGGATGTTTTCAGCTTTGGGGTGGTCATACTTGAAATTGTTAGTGGGGAGAGAAACGTACGTAACcaatcaaagaaggaaactGAGGTTCTTTTAGACAGG GCTTATAAAGCAAATAGAAACGGAAATTTGAAGAGCTTGGTTGATAAGAATTTGTCTACATATGATGAAAGAGAAGCCCTCATCATCTTGAAATTAGCATTGGAGTGCACCACGATGGGTGCTAGTGTCAGACCTGAAATGTCTGGAGTTGTGAGTGTTCTTCTTGGCGAAAAAAGCATTGACGAGGTTTGTTCACCTGCCAAGCCCACTGGCGACATCAATGTTGTTGGCTCCCTCGAAGAGTTGGCAGGCATTTCTGATATGGCTGCCAAGCCCACTGGCGACATCAATGTTGTTGGTTCCCTCGAAGAGTCAGCAGGCATTTCTGATATGGCAGAGTCTCTTTCCCCACTTTGGGGAAGTTGA
- the LOC126586491 gene encoding uncharacterized protein LOC126586491 isoform X5, which translates to MSKPSLRLHLTKLLLLYHILLWQLGQWPQFKFHCRADQPQLLLPSEEVKALSVFMSNLELRPEQIIETTYCSDVVLAYGFVIECHCTNVSGCRITGIRMSYVGLTGTIHESVGCLRNLTYLILSNNTIHGRIPDTFGKLTNLQVLDLSRNQLNGSIPASLGRLVSLEYLYLQYNLLSQGIPQGFGSLTKLTELNLQFNMLSGSIPKDFGNLLRLKIMDLSENQLSGRLPESLRELKYLTTFYVSANYLSGEFPKGYDNLISLKKFSIAGNYISGPLPVETIAKWTNITHLVLVGNNFEGNLTEKIFRLQKLQYLLITDLANNSFPLPPKINNSANFISLTLRNCSINGTIPKYIGENMTSLRYLDLSFNKLTGGLPQKMSSKMIYINMLNGAIAPSILGDSQTRIDLSFNNFSAEGSPVQSNQQLNLFACCRNSSTTEPQMMDPFEMKNRYCPEKEPKYHSLFINCGGEETIVNGHKYDQDNDTSLFYTSLKKSWAYSLSGDFGVPESNTSNYIKSMTRGVPEAPLYEKARFSPISLEYYVFCLRKGNYIVTLYFKEIVDSKDEDYSSLRKRVFDVYIQDVRRLNYFKIREEEGTTEGPITKKISAVVVNDSGLLNIHLYWPGKGSYQYHPSFNGPLISAISVTPELSPDKNKGQLVALITLASIVAALPLSLAFAWRMGWLPSEEFPKIETSQEKIVDEHQDSEELPRQEENGDEQRNTKDQGKRKNTEKDQGQEEIGDEHQDSEELPSQEEIGDDNQDSEELPSQEEIGDEPRNTKGQEEIGDEQRNTKDQGRRKNTKTKRKKKEKIGDEHPDIIKKLGMFGLSYGFPLGMSSEELPSQEEIGDEHQDSEELPSQEEIGDEQRNTKGQQEISDEQRNTKDQGRRKNTETKRKKKEKIGDDHPETVKKLGMLGLSYGFSSGMSSEELPSQEEIGEEHQDSEELPSQEEIGDEHQDSEELPSQEEIGDEQRNTKGQEEIGDEQRNTKDQGRRKNTETKRKKKEKIGDERPNTVKKLGMFGLSYGLSLDMSSEELPSQEEIGDEHQDSEELPSQQEIGDEQRNKKGQEEIGDEQRNTKDQGRWNNTETKTKKKEKIGDKHPDTVKKLGMLGLSYGFPLGMSSEELPSEEEIGDEHQYSEELPSQEEIGDEQRNTKEQGRRKNTETKRKKNEKIGDERPNTVKKLGMFGLSYGLPLDMSSEELPSQEEIGDEHQDSEELPSQQEIGDEQRNKKGQEEIGDEQRNTKDQGRWKNTETKTKKKEKIGDKHPDTVKKLGMLGLSYGFPLGMSSEELPSEEEIGDEHQDSEELPSQEEIGVEQRNTKDQGRRKNTETKRKKNEKIGDERPNTVKKLGMFGLSYGLPLDMSSEELPSQEEIGDEHQDSEELPSQEEIGDEQRNTKGQEEIGDEQRNTKDQGRRKNTETKMKKKEKIGDEHPDTVKKLGMLGLSYGFPLGMSSEELLSQEEIGDEHQDSEELRSQEEISDEQRNTKGQEEIGDEQINTKDQGRRKNTETKRKKNEKIGDEHLDAVKELINATENFSDKKKLGHSETFFMAQLPSHTVAVKKLDSAHFKGKIVKLKEEIGIIESLQHNNILKLLHAYIGKDLQFLVYEYMENKSLEDILFGSSTSGTIKLDWNTRVNICLGIARGLQYLHERVQIVHTNIKSANILLNEKLEAKISDFGFANLYSEEDKVMAIARETKKGYTAPEYLQTDDLDSKLDVFSFGVVILEIVSGERNVRNQSKKETEVLLDRAYKANRNGNLKSLVDKNLSTYDEREALIILKLALECTTMGASVRPEMSGVVSVLLGEKSIDEVCSPAKPTGDINVVGSLEELAGISDMAAKPTGDINVVGSLEESAGISDMAESLSPLWGS; encoded by the exons CTTCTTTTATACCATATTCTACTTTGGCAACTTGGACAGTGGCCTCAATTCAAATTCCACTGTAGAGCCGATCAGCCTCAACTTTTACTGCCATCAGAAGAAG TGAAAGCTCTCAGTGTCTTTATGAGCAACTTAGAGCTAAGGCCAGAGCAAATCATTGAAACGACATATTGCAGTGACGTAGTCTTGGCTTATGGTTTTGTCATCGAATGTCATTGCACTAACGTGAGTGGATGCCGGATCACTGGAAT TAGAATGAGCTACGTAGGTTTAACTGGAACTATTCATGAAAGTGTGGGTTGTCTTCGAAACCTAACCTACCT CATTCTATCCAACAACACAATTCATGGCAGAATACCAGATACCTTTGGGAAATTGACGAATCTCCAAGTCCT GGATCTATCGCGAAATCAACTCAATGGTTCAATACCAGCAAGCTTAGGGCGCTTGGTTTCTCTTGAATATCT ATATCTGCAATACAACTTGCTTAGCCAAGGTATACCACAAGGTTTTGGTTCACTGACGAAACTTACTGAATT GAATCTGCAGTTTAATATGCTTTCAGGCTCAATTCCCAAGGATTTTGGAAATCTTTTGCGTCTTAAAATTAT GGATCTGTCTGAGAATCAGCTGTCTGGTCGTCTTCCAGAAAGCCTCCGAGAGTTGAAATATCTCACAACCTT CTATGTGTCAGCCAATTATTTGAGTGGGGAATTTCCAAAAGGTTATGACAACCTCATAAGCCTGAAAAAGTT TTCGATAGCCGGGAATTACATTTCTGGTCCCTTACCAGTTGAAACCATAGCCAAGTGGACTAATATCACTCACCT GGTGCTCGTGGGAAACAATTTCGAAGGAAACTTGACTGAAAAAATATTCCGCTTGCAAAAGCTTCAGTATCT GTTGATAACTGACCTggcaaataatagtttcccaTTACCACCAAAAATCAACAACAGTGCCAATTTCATTTCTCT AACACTGAGGAACTGCTCAATCAACGGCACAATCCCCAAATACATTGGTGAAAATATGACATCCCTAAGATACCT AGACTTGAGCTTCAATAAGTTAACTGGTGGCCTCCCTCAGAAAATGAGTTCAAAAATGATTTACat AAATATGCTTAACGGGGCAATCGCACCTTCGATACTTGGGGACTCCCAAACTAGGAT AGATCTTTCGTTCAACAATTTTTCAGCAGAAGGCTCTCCAGTACAAAGCAACCAACAACT GAACTTGTTTGCATGCTGCCGCAACTCCTCAACCACTGAGCCACAAAT GATGGATCCATTTGAAATGAAGAACAGATACTGTCCTGAAAAAGAACCGAAGT ACCATTCCTTGTTTATTAATTGTGGTGGTGAAGAAACAATCGTAAATGGGCATAAATATGATCAAGATAATGACACATCCCTCTTTTACACAAGTCTAAAGAAAAGCTGGGCTTACAGCCTTTCCGGAGACTTTGGTGTACCAGAAAGTAATACTAGTAATTACATCAAGAGCATGACACGTGGAGTTCCTGAGGCACCGTTGTATGAAAAAGCTCGGTTTTCCCCGATATCTCTCGAGTATTATGTTTTTTGTCTACGCAAAGGCAATTATATTGTGACGCTTTATTTCAAGGAAATTGTAGACAGTAAGGATGAAGATTATAGTAGTTTAAGGAAACGCGTATTTGATGTATATATTCAG GATGTGAGGAGACTAAATTATTTCAAGATTAGGGAGGAGGAGGGAACTACAGAAGGACCAATAACTAAAAAGATTTCAGCTGTGGTTGTAAATGATAGCGGTCTATTGAACATCCACTTGTACTGGCCTGGAAAGGGATCGTATCAATACCATCCTAGTTTTAATGGACCTCTAATATCAGCTATTTCTGTGACTCCTG AGTTAAGTCCCGATAAAAATAAAGGTCAACTTGTTGCATTGATTACGCTTGCTTCAATTGTTGCTGCTCTGCCGCTTTCATTGGCTTTTGCTTGGAGGATGGGCTGGCTGCCAAGCGAAGAGTTCCCCA AAATCGAAACAAGTCAAGAAAAAATAGTTGATGAGCATCAAGACAGCGAAGAGCTCCCCC GTCAAGAAGAAAATGGTGATGAGCAAAGAAACACGAAAGATCAAGGCAAGCGGAAGAACACAGAAAAAGATCAAG GTCAAGAAGAAATAGGAGATGAGCATCAAGACAGCGAAGAGCTCCCCA GTCAAGAAGAAATAGGTGATGACAATCAAGACAGCGAAGAGCTCCCCA GTCAAGAAGAAATAGGTGATGAGCCGAGAAACACGAAAGGTCAAGAAGAAATAGGAGATGAACAGAGAAACACGAAAGATCAAGGCAGGCGGaagaacacaaaaacaaagaggaagaaaaaggaaaaaataggTGATGAGCATCCAGACATCATCAAAAAATTGGGTATGTTCGGATTGAGCTATGGATTTCCGTTGGGTATGTCAAGCGAAGAGCTCCCCA GTCAAGAAGAAATAGGTGATGAGCATCAAGACAGCGAAGAACTCCCCA GTCAAGAAGAAATAGGTGATGAGCAGAGAAACACGAAAGGTCAACAAGAAATAAGTGACGAGCAGAGAAACACGAAAGATCAAGGCAGGCGGAAGAACACAGaaacaaagaggaagaaaaaggaaaaaataggTGATGATCATCCAGAGACCGTAAAAAAATTGGGTATGTTGGGATTGAGCTATGGATTTTCGTCGGGTATGTCAAGCGAAGAGCTCCCCA GTCAAGAAGAAATAGGTGAGGAGCATCAAGACAGCGAAGAGCTCCCCA GTCAAGAAGAAATAGGTGATGAGCATCAAGACAGCGAAGAGCTCCCCA GCCAAGAAGAAATAGGTGATGAGCAGAGAAACACGAAAGGTCAAGAAGAAATAGGTGATGAGCAGAGAAACACGAAAGATCAAGGCAGGCGGAAGAACACAGaaacaaagaggaagaaaaaggaaaaaataggTGATGAGCGTCCAAACACCGTCAAAAAATTGGGTATGTTCGGATTGAGCTATGGATTATCGTTGGATATGTCAAGCGAAGAGCTCCCCA GTCAAGAAGAAATAGGTGATGAGCATCAAGACAGCGAAGAGCTCCCCA GTCAACAAGAAATAGGTGATGAGCAGAGAAACAAGAAAGGTCAAGAAGAAATTGGTGATGAGCAAAGAAACACGAAAGATCAAGGCAGGTggaacaacacagaaacaaagacgaagaaaaaggaaaaaataggTGATAAGCATCCAGACACCGTAAAAAAATTGGGTATGTTGGGATTGAGCTATGGATTTCCGTTGGGTATGTCAAGCGAAGAGCTCCCCA GTGAAGAAGAAATAGGTGATGAGCATCAATATAGCGAAGAGCTCCCCA GCCAAGAAGAAATAGGTGATGAGCAGAGAAACACGAAAGAACAAGGCAGACGGAAGAACACAGaaacaaagaggaagaaaaatgaaaaaataggtGATGAGCGTCCAAACACCGTGAAAAAATTGGGTATGTTCGGATTGAGCTATGGATTACCGTTGGATATGTCAAGCGAAGAGCTCCCCA GTCAAGAAGAAATAGGTGATGAGCATCAAGACAGCGAAGAGCTCCCCA GTCAACAAGAAATAGGTGATGAGCAGAGAAACAAGAAAGGTCAAGAAGAAATTGGTGATGAGCAGAGAAACACGAAAGATCAAGGTAGGTGGAAGAACACAGAAACAAAGacgaagaaaaaggaaaaaataggTGATAAGCATCCAGACACCGTAAAAAAATTGGGTATGTTGGGATTGAGCTATGGTTTTCCGTTGGGTATGTCAAGCGAAGAGCTCCCCA GTGAAGAAGAAATAGGTGATGAGCATCAAGATAGCGAAGAGCTCCCCA GCCAAGAAGAAATAGGTGTTGAGCAGAGAAACACGAAAGATCAAGGCAGGCGGAAGAACACAGaaacaaagaggaagaaaaatgaaaaaataggtGATGAGCGTCCAAACACCGTCAAAAAATTGGGTATGTTCGGATTGAGCTATGGATTACCGTTGGATATGTCAAGCGAAGAGCTCCCCA GTCAAGAAGAAATAGGTGATGAGCATCAAGACAGCGAAGAACTCCCCA GTCAAGAAGAAATAGGTGATGAGCAGAGAAACACGAAAGGTCAAGAAGAAATAGGGGATGAGCAGAGAAACACGAAAGATCAAGGCAGGCGGAAGAACACAGAaacaaagatgaagaaaaaggaaaaaataggTGATGAGCATCCAGACACTGTTAAAAAATTGGGTATGTTGGGATTGAGCTATGGATTTCCGTTGGGTATGTCAAGCGAAGAGCTCCTCA GTCAAGAAGAAATAGGTGATGAGCATCAAGACAGCGAAGAGCTCCGCA GTCAAGAAGAAATAAGTGATGAGCAGAGAAACACGAAAGGTCAAGAAGAAATTGGTGATGAGCAGATAAACACGAAAGATCAAGGCAGGCGGAAGAACACAGaaacaaagaggaagaaaaatgaaaaaataggtGATGAGCATCTAGACGCCGTCAAAGAATTAATAAATGCTACCGAAAATTTTAGcgacaaaaaaaaacttggccATTCTGAGACATTTTTTATG GCACAACTGCCAAGTCATACTGTGGCCGTGAAGAAACTAGATTCCGCTCATTTTAAGGGAAAAATCGTTAAACTGAAAGAGGAAATTGGCATCATAGAGTCATTGCAACACAACAATATCCTTAAACTGTTGCATGCTTATATTGGAAAAGACCTCCAATTTCTTGTTTACGAATACATGGAAAATAAATCCCTTGAAGACATCTTATTTG GCTCGAGTACTTCTGGCACAATCAAGCTTGATTGGAATACAAGGGTTAACATTTGCTTGGGAATAGCACGGGGTTTGCAATATCTACATGAGAGAGTACAGATTGTTCATACGAATATAAAATCCGCTAATATTCTTCTTAATGAAAAACTTGAGGCTAAGATATCGGACTTTGGATTTGCAAATCTTTATTCTGAAGAAGATAAAGTTATGGCCATCGCAAGAGAAACAAAGAA AGGCTACACGGCGCCAGAGTATTTGCAAACGGATGATTTAGATAGCAAACTGGATGTTTTCAGCTTTGGGGTGGTCATACTTGAAATTGTTAGTGGGGAGAGAAACGTACGTAACcaatcaaagaaggaaactGAGGTTCTTTTAGACAGG GCTTATAAAGCAAATAGAAACGGAAATTTGAAGAGCTTGGTTGATAAGAATTTGTCTACATATGATGAAAGAGAAGCCCTCATCATCTTGAAATTAGCATTGGAGTGCACCACGATGGGTGCTAGTGTCAGACCTGAAATGTCTGGAGTTGTGAGTGTTCTTCTTGGCGAAAAAAGCATTGACGAGGTTTGTTCACCTGCCAAGCCCACTGGCGACATCAATGTTGTTGGCTCCCTCGAAGAGTTGGCAGGCATTTCTGATATGGCTGCCAAGCCCACTGGCGACATCAATGTTGTTGGTTCCCTCGAAGAGTCAGCAGGCATTTCTGATATGGCAGAGTCTCTTTCCCCACTTTGGGGAAGTTGA